Sequence from the Acropora muricata isolate sample 2 chromosome 10, ASM3666990v1, whole genome shotgun sequence genome:
aaaaataaaaaaaaaaccaaaatggtCAACAAAGCTTGGAAAAAATTTGGCTTTGCATCTCTctttataaaaattaatgagcTTACAAATCAATAACAATTCATTCAAAAGGTCAGGTTTGGTTCAACTAACCCAGTAGTGATGTGGTAAGACAATAGTCTGTAATTTCCATCTGGTGGCACAAAGGATAAGACTTTTTCACTCtgcaaatgaaataattattgaacatgGTCTTAGCTCAATATATAACTACTGATTCATCATTTTAATAATGACTTTAATAATCTTTCATAATGTTATCTTTAATAACCACCTTAAAGAGTGTTACCACTGTAAAGTTTTAAAATCAAGTTTGCAATAAGTTCATCAGCAGAGAACCACTTTCCAGAAACAATTTTCTCTCCTTGACGTAACAACGGTTACGCCATGCAGtgttaatttattttagttttatgCTGAATAAATGAAGCATAATACTCAATTTCGTACCTAATTTTGACTAAAGGAAAGCCAAAAGTACTTTGATCGTTTCCCACGTATGCATACCCGATCGAGTCCTggtattaatttttaagccTATACAGTTAATAcgtagatttagccaagcctaaaaacAGACCTCCACCATAGCTAAGCCCTTGTATTGTATTTGATAATACCATTCCTGTTATGAGTGCTATCTAGTTCTGATTTAGCCAAATTCTGATATAAGAGTGACTTCAAGAGGTATATGAAACACACCAATATTATTGAGAGCATCCAAAATTTCAGGTGACACTGGGATGCTCCCCTCCCCTTCCCAATAGTCTGTACAGACAAAAGGCCATTcatatggtgacatcataaccaaattttctcAGCTTGATGGGTTACCAATTTCCCTTACCAATGGTGCTTCGCTGGCACGCTTTGTGCACTGACTCTGcgcttttaataataattattatttccatGAAGTCTGCAGCTCAATTATtacactaattattattatttaattacaAGTTAATGCTTTGTAAATTAATGTGACACTCTTTTCTTGCTGTGGGTAATGTTTTCAGTTGGAGGAACACTCAAGTCTCTGACAGATTTATCCGGTCAGCTTTCGATATAACATAATGCAGTTGCAGTCTTAAAATACTTTCTCTCCTGTTACTAGCATAAATTTACAGTGATACTCACTTCCCATCTTTTTAATCTCACACAAGGGTGAAAACTTGGATCCTCAAGCAGTCTTGAATTCACAAAACAGAGAGACAGATCTGGCATTCCTGATAGTTTACAACATGAGTCAATctgcaaattgaaaacaaagagGTTTCCAGTAGAAGAATATGAATTCATCGTTGTGAAAGGTAGAGTCCAGCAAaatgcaaaaccaaaaaaaaaaccctcaccACTCCCTGGATTTCTGTAAATACTGTTGAGCCCTgttgatgataaataaaaatatcaagGGATAAGTTCAGTACTCGAGGATATATAAGTACCATTGCCAAAATATGATAGAGACAAGTGCACTTAATGTCCTGCTacttcaaaaataataataataattatgataatagcCAAAGTATTTGTCAGtgcatttaaaattctcaatgcgcTTGCAGCGGGAGGCTGGACATCTAAATTATGTATATGCCGGTAATCTTATGTAACGAAAAATAACTAAGTAAAATCATACAACTATCTAAGGgttaaaataattgcaaaaaaaaaaaatagtagttacaGAGTCTGACTTTTTTAAAGATTTAGGCAGACTGTTCCAATAAGAGAAAGTTCTTTGACCATAAGTAGCTGTCCTGAAAGTTAAGTTCCTGTAGTGCTGAACCAGTTGGGAAGTGATACACTGGAATTTAGTATCAAACAgatttcaagtgttagcccttggCCAGGGTAATATCTCACCATCAACAACACATTTGACACCAAATTCTAGTGCCCTGTTATACATATTTTGCACACTGCAAGGTAACCGGCCGACcagttggctcagttggttgagtattGGACTACCGTGCAGAAGGTCAGGGGTTCAAACCCTGGTTGGACCAACACTCAAGGTCTTCAAACAATTAAGTAGAAAGTGCTCCCTTTTCAATTACACTTGCAAATAGTTCGACTCTCTAGTCTTATTGGATAAGGACGATGAACTGTATGCCATCTCACAACTCTTCAGTGTTCACAACTCTTGTGAGTTTAGTAGCTTTAATTTTTACTCATtattcagtgccgtagcaagggtaatataagtggggggggggcacgcgagcgcggGGGTGCGAGCCggtaggggggtgtgggggtatTTTActccagaaaattttgaaatctaaaggcttggaaatgctatttccagcgttctccaagagctatttgtgatttaggcaaattatttacttcatacactgtctcagcaaaccaatgcacatcgAGAGTagaacacttgaaacgtcaagtacaaaatagaaaaccgactatctctgtgtCTTGAAACCgccaaatgtttcacctttcaaaGTCATCATAAGTTCCTAGTTATttaactgtctgagttgccttagagacaaacgtagacttcatcggcaggtcgtttcttgaaaacttcccaaactgttgcttgataatattttattttcaacattttatacaggtctgtttttactttttaggtaaaaaactgggggggcacgggcccccccggcccctccccttgctacggcactgttatTATACTGTAATTAGGTCTTtcctttattaatttttgtacgTACATGATGCCACAAACTTTCAGCTTTGAGACTTATCGTGCTAAAAGATAGGctttctattctattctattctattctattgtTAAAATACATAATACCGTACATGTAtccctaataataattattattccatctACCCCCTACAATTCTCTTTCAACTATAACTCTACTAGAAAAATAAATGAACGAATATAAACATGGCTACTAACATGTTTGTCAATAATGCAGTCAATTTCCTCCACAACATCAAAATACACCTGCAAAGAACATTGACATTcacatttctgaacaaacaaaGTTTTCCGAACAAACAACTATGAAATCAAGTTCCATgcattttaaatcatttttaaGTAAGAAAAAGCTTTCAAACTACCCTACCTCATTGTGTGTATACTTTACTCCTGTTCGTCTCCATGGCACATTAGATAATTGACCAGTGGGCAAATGGGAGCTCAcgctgtcaaaaaaaaaaaacaaaaaaaacaaaaacgggCAACAAGCAGTGGTAAATGGTTAACAAGCACAGAGGGACAATAATTCCCTAACTAAACCAGATTTTTACAAAGGTGCTTACAAGCACTGATTGCTAATAACATGTTTCAGTGACAGGGAAGTCTCTgaagtttgcattattttaaCAACACAGTAGATACAAATGGGACATCATGCTGTCAACACAATGATGTGATCTCTTGACTTTCACAAAAGGGAAAAATGCTGCATCTCGACCTTCTTCACATTATTCCAAATCAACAAAGACACAGCAACAAAGGAAAGACCATGAGCAAGCTCATAAACACTATTAGCCTTCCTGCATCTGTGTGGATGCACATCTGCAGATTCTTAGACACATTTATGGGTTTCGCGTGTGCCCGTTTTTGGCGTGTGTTTTGCTTCACTTATCTTCAAGCTGCAGTGTAAGCAGTGGTTACTTATTGGATGTGCTCTCACTCTGGTacatgaacaaaattaatttagaTTTTGCTTCCTGAACTTATCCAAAGGAAACTACTCCCAGAACTGTGTCAACAAGATGTTCAATCTTGAGAAAAGAAGTTAGCTTACTGTGATCCACCAGTGACTGTGTTGACCACTTGTCTGACGATGCTTGGAGGGTTTATAAGTTCCCTCAAAATGTTGGGCTCTGTTGCTAAAGGAAATCCATTATCCAGCATTTCTTCAAGTAACTAAGTTTAAGAAAATGGGCTTTCATTAATTATAGTTCATTTTTAATCTTTCCTTTCCACTAGTTTTGTAATGCATTTGGCCTTACTTTGAGTTTCTTTGTAGTTGTTGTACATGTCAATCCCAATTAAAATAATGACGTATGTGTCACATCATTATGTAAGAACAAGGCCATTATTGTTGTTGAAGATTACTATTGACAATAGTAtagtaatttatttttttaacaaaaataacaacagaACAAGTAACTATGAAATTATACATAGGTGGCAGTCAGGGCAGATATGACGTCATTGATATGGTGTGGTCTTATGGCCTCTATATCGCTGAGTTAAGTGTAGGTAACCCTAACCAAATCTAGGAGAGGAAATTGGAAGGAATGGCAGTCACTTTAAGGAAGGCAAAGTTGGCCAAAGTTCAGGTAGCAATTAACAAATATTTCTTGGAGTTTTTGTTGGGCTAAGGAACTTTTTTAGCCAACTACTTTGTGACAAAACTTTTGCTGTGATCAGTCCTCAGTACGTGTAACACAATGTCACATGATTTGGAGGACCTGAGGTTGACTTGTTCCTTGCCTATCTCAGAAAACCAACCATCAATTCATGGAGTGACATCAGTTCCCCCTtagaaaaaattaatagtttgAACTCAAGCAAGGTATGGAAACAAAGAACCGTACGTAGTTTAATGAAATCTACACTTTGCTTACATTGAAAACTACCATGCTGCTCAGAGAATTTGGCACATTTTGGAGAGGGTTTTGAGTTATACATGTACACTTACAGATAAAAACGTTTCAATACAATGACCACAGCCCCTTTCTGCACAATCTAGAGAGAGTTGTCCAACAGGGCTCGAAAATGAAATCGATACCATTGCAAAAGCGACTAACTTAGTTTCGCCACTAAAAAATGCATGTTAGCCACAAAATAGCTACTAGCTCAGTTTGGAAATTCAATAAATGTTATATATCATGCAGTTTTAAAGAGAATACAAATAAATTGATTAGCATTATCACAATGTTATTTGAAAATAGCAGCCTGAGCTGTGACAAATTATACCCTACTTCCGTATGGTATCTGAACATTCCCTGGATCAGATATCTTCTAGCTCACCTCAAATACAATAACAACATGTTCTTTGATAGATGCCTCAGTACAGCTGTTGAAGTATTCCGTAAACGTATCCACCACTCTGTGTAAGAACTCGATGACAAACAGCGGTGGTACTGAAAGAAAACACAgtgaattattaattattattctataCTGTTGCTATCAATACCAGTGAACAAACATGGCTGAGAATTTAACTTTTAAATAGGCCTAATGCATGCTAACATCAGTGTCCAAAGTTTCAAAACTAAGCCTCCCTTCTGTAAAATattaattgaagggctctgggaaAAAATTTcttaactgacattttgggtctttttcaTTTGTGCCCAAAAGtagctgattttttgcatgtgactcaacattattaagaaaataagtgttattcttattattattttccaacGTGTAAGAACTTTCACATAATTCTATCTCATGTGGGAATTGCTTTGATTTGcactgctttgggaattcactgaTGTAATTCTGCACAGAACACTGCCCTGAAAGCAAAGCTTGGTGATAAAATAAGAGAGTCTTGTGTCTTGAGTTTCGAAGTAGATGGCTGGGATGTAAGAGTACTAGGCAGCTTGGCAATCGACTGCCTTTCTCACCTTGCCTCTATTTCCCAGAAAAGTAAGCAGCTCAATACTCAAAGTACCCGGTTTTTTAGCTTGCAGTCAGCACTTAATGAGAACCATGTATGTAATCATGCATAAGGTGTATTCTTAGAAGCATTACCTGCATTGCAGAACTCACCTTCTGTCTGCACAACCGCAAGAAAAAACAAGCTGTTCCTGTAGATACTTATTAGATAATGGTGCGGAGCAGCAATTACAGGCGGAACATCCTCTGGTGAATTTGCCTATTAAAATATCGAGgatattaaaaataatgatatttcATCAACAAAAGGTCTCAGGGTTTAGTTTTATCCACCCAACTAGTTAACTGGGGAGActaaaaatcaaatcaaaaattagtttttggtgagaggggaaaactggagaatGCGGAGTAGAACCTCCCACTCCCAAGTCTTCAGaatcaataaattttattgggAATTGATAGGGAAGCGATGCTAGATGATGTCAAAATACATATGATGTCatttgtgatgatgatgatatgaCACCATCTATGCAAAAAATACTTTTTGACTCAAgcagatgaaaacaaacaaggtACTGGACTGAGGGGCAGTGTCTTGTTCACTGCCAAAAATTATGACTGGTTAAAATTCCATCTGAATCTTCAATAAAAATCCATATTCTGGGTTTCAAGACGTATCTATAGCCTATGTTGGGGGGAGgagggataaaaaaaaaagtgaagaaCTAGAGTGATGCTTGCACAAAGTCTTGCAAACAGATGTGCAAGCATGTGCCAAAATCTATCATAACACGTTTTTCGAACTACAGCTTGCAGTAGGAAAAATACCTTTGATAAGGCCTCAAAGAAATGATCACACACAGACCGACTTATGACACTTTTCCAGTGTTTTTCGACGAAAACGTCTCTGTAAAAAAAGAGAATAGGCAAAAGACTTGAACTCGCACTGTAAGCGATCTAAGCCTCCcagatttttaaaaatatttggggTTGCCTTTCCATACTTACCCAACATTATTAATCACAAACAGGCTATTTATCATGCTTGAACCTCTAATTACTTGCCAACGTACAGCTCTAAAAGTCCAAAATGGCGTCTAACGTAAAGCACAGCACTTTCTTCGTGAACAAGTAAACACAATACAGGAAGTCCTTACTGGCCAGGGAAAATAACCGCTGACAGAAATGTCGGCTGCTCGGCTAGGCCAATTGCAAGTTTTAACCgtccaagaaaaataaaaaggaagaaaacttATCACAAGACGGCCGTTCGGCCTTCTTTCCAATAGGTGATGATTCGCTCACTGAACTTATGGAAACTGTACAGCATCCGAAGTCATGCTctagtcaattccagctgcgctcagccccccccccccccgggcaactgAGGGGCATTTCTCCCCCTTGTCAGTCCCGGGAGTGGGGCTTCATCTAATTTAGCGCGACCTGGGGGCCAG
This genomic interval carries:
- the LOC136887528 gene encoding AP-3 complex subunit mu-1-like isoform X1 translates to MINSLFVINNVGDVFVEKHWKSVISRSVCDHFFEALSKANSPEDVPPVIAAPHHYLISIYRNSLFFLAVVQTEVPPLFVIEFLHRVVDTFTEYFNSCTEASIKEHVVIVFELLEEMLDNGFPLATEPNILRELINPPSIVRQVVNTVTGGSHVSSHLPTGQLSNVPWRRTGVKYTHNEVYFDVVEEIDCIIDKHGSTVFTEIQGVIDSCCKLSGMPDLSLCFVNSRLLEDPSFHPCVRLKRWESEKVLSFVPPDGNYRLLSYHITTGTVAIPVYAKPQVAYNEGGSGRFDLTVGPKQTMGKLVEDVVVTVPFPKQVLNVNLTPSVGSCSFDPVKKELVWDIGKILPQKLPNLRGSMSLQTGVPPPDESCTISIQFKISQLAASGLKVSRLDIYGEKYKPFKGVKYVTKAGKFQIRL
- the LOC136887528 gene encoding AP-3 complex subunit mu-1-like isoform X2; translated protein: MINSLFVINNVGDVFVEKHWKSVISRSVCDHFFEALSKANSPEDVPPVIAAPHHYLISIYRNSLFFLAVVQTEVPPLFVIEFLHRVVDTFTEYFNSCTEASIKEHVVIVFELLEEMLDNGFPLATEPNILRELINPPSIVRQVVNTVTGGSHVSSHLPTGQLSNVPWRRTGVKYTHNEVYFDVVEEIDCIIDKHGSTVFTEIQGVIDSCCKLSGMPDLSLCFVNSRLLEDPSFHPCVRLKRWESEKVLSFVPPDGNYRLLSYHITTGTVAIPVYAKPQVAYNEGGSGRFDLTVGPKQTMGKLVEDVVVTVPFPKQVLNVNLTPSVGSCSFDPVKKELVWDVSKILPQKLPNLRGSMSLQTGVPPPDESCTISIQFKISQLAASGLKVSRLDIYGEKYKPFKGVKYVTKAGKFQIRL